One genomic window of Phycisphaerae bacterium RAS1 includes the following:
- a CDS encoding putative conjugal transfer protein: protein MGLFTKKQPPAAARPAPETPSGSAAVAVAAPPKPAAPAPAAAAPPAAAAVTAPKAPVAPAPAPAKDRTTDERQARFQGLKSGIHRKLVEQLDMTKLAQDGNDKVREQVREVVEALCEEENTLLNYNERRRLTEEILDETFGLGPLESLLKDPLISDILINGPKQVYIEKGGKLSMADCKFKDNAHLLHVIDKIVAPLGRRCDEVCPMVDARLKDGSRVNAIIPPLAIDGPSISIRRFGKDPITWDDYVRYKSVAPEIVDFLHACVEAGLNILIVGGTGSGKTTLLNNLSSFIPDDERIVTIEDAAELQLRQPHVVRLETRPPNIEGKGRIGIRDLLINSLRMRPDRIVVGECRGGETLDMLQAMNTGHEGSMTTIHANTTRDAVQRVETMVMMSGFELPTRAIRQQFASAISLIVQAARLTGGPRKITNVTEVQGMEGDVITMQDVFKFEQDGINPEGKAYGRIVSTGVRPQFMERLKSHGCRIDPEWFQPRTLVSDRE from the coding sequence ATGGGACTGTTCACAAAAAAACAACCGCCGGCGGCGGCGCGGCCCGCGCCCGAGACCCCCAGCGGCAGCGCTGCCGTAGCCGTGGCCGCTCCGCCCAAGCCCGCCGCTCCGGCGCCGGCTGCCGCGGCGCCTCCCGCGGCGGCGGCCGTGACTGCGCCAAAAGCGCCCGTCGCTCCCGCGCCGGCGCCGGCCAAGGACCGCACGACCGACGAACGGCAGGCGCGTTTTCAGGGGCTCAAGTCGGGCATTCATCGCAAGCTGGTCGAGCAGCTCGACATGACCAAGCTGGCGCAGGACGGCAACGACAAGGTCCGCGAGCAGGTGCGCGAGGTGGTCGAGGCGCTCTGCGAGGAAGAGAACACGCTGCTGAACTACAACGAGCGGCGGCGGCTCACGGAAGAGATTCTGGATGAGACCTTCGGCCTCGGACCGCTCGAGTCGCTGCTCAAGGACCCGCTGATCTCGGACATCCTGATCAACGGCCCCAAGCAGGTGTACATCGAAAAGGGCGGCAAGTTGTCGATGGCCGACTGCAAGTTCAAGGACAACGCCCATCTGCTGCACGTGATCGACAAAATCGTCGCTCCCCTCGGGCGCCGCTGTGACGAAGTCTGCCCGATGGTCGACGCGCGTCTGAAAGACGGCAGCCGCGTCAACGCCATCATTCCGCCGCTCGCGATCGACGGCCCGTCGATCTCCATCCGGCGATTCGGCAAAGACCCGATCACGTGGGACGACTACGTTCGCTATAAGAGCGTCGCGCCTGAGATCGTTGACTTTCTGCACGCCTGTGTCGAGGCCGGCCTGAACATCCTGATTGTCGGCGGCACCGGCTCCGGAAAAACGACGCTACTCAACAACCTGTCGAGCTTCATCCCCGATGACGAGCGCATCGTCACCATCGAGGACGCGGCCGAGCTTCAGCTCCGGCAGCCGCACGTCGTCCGTCTCGAAACACGGCCGCCCAACATCGAAGGCAAGGGCCGCATCGGCATCCGCGACCTGCTGATCAACTCGCTGCGCATGCGGCCCGACCGCATCGTGGTGGGCGAGTGCCGCGGCGGCGAAACGTTGGACATGCTGCAGGCGATGAACACCGGCCACGAAGGCTCGATGACGACGATTCACGCCAACACCACGCGCGACGCCGTTCAGCGCGTCGAGACCATGGTGATGATGTCGGGCTTCGAGCTGCCGACGCGCGCCATTCGTCAGCAGTTCGCCTCGGCCATCAGCCTGATCGTGCAGGCGGCCCGCCTGACGGGCGGTCCGCGAAAAATCACCAACGTCACCGAAGTGCAGGGCATGGAAGGCGACGTCATCACCATGCAGGACGTTTTCAAGTTCGAGCAGGACGGCATCAACCCCGAAGGAAAAGCCTACGGCCGCATCGTGTCGACGGGTGTGCGGCCGCAGTTCATGGAGCGACTGAAATCGCACGGCTGCAGAATCGACCCGGAATGGTTTCAACCTCGCACCCTCGTGTCGGACCGCGAATGA
- the tvaII gene encoding Neopullulanase 2, with the protein MNTPADEIPGHLLLDQYRERPPLDCAASPRARRSRPRRHAARGAALGRLFSASLLGIVAIAAPVLAQTPWPPAPPVQPAPETDPGELPSSITATSADGGAWNVTFSYKPAPTFTRINLAGDFSAWNANDNALADPDGDGVFSITLPLESGEYRYKFVLAGDRWVHDPGNPLGEPDGHNGTNSILRLGRLYSMKTSTATVGDNIVDAAGLEHRQNLPLFFQPLAPERALVRYRTFSHDVRTASVAVKGGETVRMHLLHEGPVFTLWEALVAVPASPNRKTAAYRVDYTFVIEDGTQRVSDPNTYSASFTDATIFHTPEWAKNAIWYQIMVDRFRNGDPSNDPENCRPWKSEWFSASPWEEKSGETFYKNFVYHRLYGGDLAGVEQKLPYLKELGINAIYFNPVFKAPTHHKYDATNYLHIDDHFGKKGDYEAIAATEDLLDPKTWKWTESDKMFLALVKKCHDMGIRVIIDGVFNHVGVTHPAFQDVKKNREKSRFADWFDVLVWDPFKYNGWAGVDSLPAFKKSPEGLASTSAKEHIFNATRRWMDPNGDGDPNDGIDGWRLDVPNEIPMPFWAEWRQVVKKANPNAYITGEIWDRAEQWLDGRHFDAVMNYEFARPVIQWTMHKKTKITPTELDRKMRDLRLAYPHAATLVLQNLVDSHDTDRVVSMALNPDRHYDHENRVQDNGPKYSNDKPNEECYRRSRLVALIQMTYVGAPMIYYGDEVGMWGADDPTCRKPMLWEDLEPYDKPEENFVMKDHLAYYRKAIALRNEHPALRTGDMETLRTDDGQDVWAFLRYNQDEELVVVLNASGKEQSLSVPIPPGSPREWTTIFGGEGKAEFSDGHVHVTVPPIAGVVLHAKVK; encoded by the coding sequence ATGAACACACCAGCGGATGAAATTCCCGGGCATTTGCTTCTCGATCAGTATCGCGAGCGCCCCCCGCTTGACTGCGCGGCATCGCCAAGAGCCAGACGCAGCCGGCCGCGGCGGCATGCAGCGCGCGGCGCCGCGCTCGGCCGGCTCTTCTCTGCCTCCCTGCTCGGCATCGTCGCCATCGCCGCACCGGTGCTGGCTCAAACCCCGTGGCCGCCCGCGCCGCCGGTGCAGCCCGCCCCCGAAACCGACCCCGGCGAGCTTCCCAGCTCGATCACGGCGACCTCGGCCGACGGCGGCGCGTGGAACGTCACCTTCTCCTACAAGCCCGCTCCGACGTTCACCCGGATCAACCTCGCCGGCGATTTCTCAGCCTGGAACGCCAACGATAACGCCCTGGCCGATCCCGACGGCGACGGCGTCTTCAGCATCACCCTTCCGCTCGAATCCGGCGAATACCGCTACAAGTTCGTGCTCGCCGGGGATCGCTGGGTTCACGATCCCGGCAATCCGCTGGGCGAGCCGGACGGCCACAACGGCACGAACTCCATTCTGAGGCTCGGCAGGCTCTACTCGATGAAAACCTCGACCGCGACCGTCGGCGACAACATCGTCGACGCCGCCGGACTGGAGCATCGCCAGAACCTGCCGCTCTTCTTCCAGCCGCTGGCGCCCGAGCGCGCCCTGGTCCGCTACCGGACGTTCTCGCACGACGTGCGGACCGCGTCCGTCGCGGTCAAGGGCGGTGAGACGGTCCGCATGCACCTGCTGCACGAAGGACCGGTCTTCACACTCTGGGAAGCGCTGGTCGCCGTGCCCGCCAGCCCCAACCGTAAGACGGCCGCGTATCGAGTGGACTACACCTTTGTGATCGAAGATGGGACCCAGCGCGTGAGCGATCCGAACACCTATTCCGCCAGCTTCACCGACGCGACGATCTTCCACACGCCCGAATGGGCCAAGAACGCGATCTGGTATCAGATCATGGTCGACCGCTTCCGCAACGGCGACCCCTCCAACGACCCGGAGAACTGCCGCCCCTGGAAGAGCGAGTGGTTCAGCGCCTCGCCCTGGGAAGAAAAGAGCGGCGAGACGTTCTACAAGAACTTCGTTTATCACCGGCTTTACGGCGGCGACCTCGCGGGCGTGGAGCAGAAGCTCCCCTACCTCAAGGAACTGGGAATCAACGCGATCTACTTCAATCCGGTGTTCAAGGCGCCGACGCACCACAAGTACGACGCGACCAACTACCTGCACATCGATGATCACTTCGGCAAGAAAGGCGACTACGAGGCGATCGCCGCGACCGAGGACCTGCTCGATCCGAAAACCTGGAAATGGACCGAGTCCGACAAGATGTTCCTGGCGCTGGTCAAGAAATGCCACGACATGGGCATCCGGGTGATCATCGACGGCGTGTTCAACCACGTCGGCGTCACCCATCCGGCGTTTCAGGATGTCAAGAAGAACCGCGAAAAATCGCGGTTCGCAGACTGGTTCGATGTCCTCGTCTGGGATCCCTTCAAGTACAACGGGTGGGCCGGCGTCGACTCGCTGCCGGCGTTCAAGAAATCGCCCGAAGGCTTGGCCAGCACCAGTGCCAAGGAGCACATCTTCAATGCCACACGCCGCTGGATGGACCCCAACGGCGACGGCGACCCCAACGACGGCATTGACGGCTGGCGGCTCGACGTGCCCAACGAAATCCCCATGCCCTTCTGGGCCGAGTGGCGCCAGGTGGTCAAGAAGGCCAATCCGAACGCCTATATCACCGGCGAAATCTGGGACCGCGCCGAGCAGTGGCTCGACGGCCGCCATTTCGACGCCGTCATGAATTACGAATTCGCCCGCCCCGTCATCCAGTGGACGATGCACAAGAAAACCAAGATCACGCCGACCGAGTTGGACAGGAAGATGCGCGACCTGCGGCTGGCCTATCCGCACGCGGCGACGCTCGTCCTGCAAAACCTCGTCGACAGCCACGACACCGACCGCGTGGTCTCCATGGCCCTCAACCCCGACCGGCACTATGACCACGAAAACCGCGTCCAGGACAACGGACCCAAGTACAGCAACGACAAGCCCAACGAGGAGTGCTATCGTCGCTCGCGGCTGGTGGCGCTGATCCAGATGACCTACGTGGGGGCGCCGATGATCTACTACGGCGACGAGGTGGGCATGTGGGGGGCTGACGATCCAACCTGCCGCAAGCCCATGTTGTGGGAAGACCTGGAGCCGTACGACAAGCCGGAAGAGAACTTCGTGATGAAGGACCATCTGGCGTACTACCGCAAGGCGATCGCACTGCGCAACGAGCATCCGGCGCTTCGCACGGGCGATATGGAGACACTTCGCACGGACGATGGGCAGGATGTCTGGGCGTTCCTGCGATACAACCAGGATGAGGAGCTGGTGGTCGTCCTGAACGCCTCCGGGAAGGAGCAATCGCTCAGCGTCCCCATCCCGCCCGGCTCGCCGCGCGAGTGGACGACAATCTTCGGCGGCGAAGGCAAGGCGGAATTCTCCGACGGCCACGTGCACGTAACCGTGCCGCCGATTGCGGGCGTCGTACTGCACGCAAAAGTGAAATAG
- the malQ gene encoding 4-alpha-glucanotransferase, whose product MPRRSQPQTRRLRPPAGPSRFSFSRRAAGVLMHITSLPGPHGSGDLGPAAYEFVDFLHDAGQTWWQTLPINPTAAGNSPYSALSALAGNPLLINLDALAADELLTRRDLAPESGLRADRVDFDAVVRFRLTRLRRAFAAFRHGGGERSAAFTQYVARNREWLEPYALFAAIRQSQAARTWMEWPRPLKLAEKAALDAVRKSLADEIAFQRFVQHLFDTQWTALRCYAHENGVGLIGDIPIFVGQDSADVWAHRELFLLEPDGRPKVVSGCPPDSFSKQGQLWQHPHYRWERHHHTHFAWWISRFRHTLAQFDAVRIDHFLGFHRVWAVPGGARNAVRGTWLKTPGDGLLTAVRKALGPVEIIAEDLGLVTPEALALREKHGLPGMRILQCAFGDDDGCRYHQPHAYPHASVVYTGTHDNDTVVGWWRSAAKHAKPSRKGHLSEPDRALRYLAASSPRDIHWHMIRAALASPAATAIVPTQDLLGLDSRGRMNVPAIASGNWEWRMTEGALSPELAARLRDLSEAYGRI is encoded by the coding sequence ATGCCGCGACGCAGCCAACCTCAGACGCGCCGCCTGCGCCCCCCTGCCGGCCCGTCACGATTCTCATTCTCCCGCCGCGCCGCCGGCGTGCTGATGCACATCACGTCGCTGCCCGGTCCGCACGGCAGCGGCGACCTCGGTCCTGCCGCATATGAGTTCGTCGATTTCCTGCACGACGCCGGCCAGACCTGGTGGCAGACGCTGCCCATCAACCCGACCGCCGCCGGCAATTCGCCCTATAGCGCGCTCTCCGCGCTGGCCGGCAATCCGCTGCTCATCAATCTCGACGCGCTCGCGGCCGACGAGCTGCTGACGCGCCGCGACCTCGCGCCCGAGTCCGGCCTGCGCGCCGACCGCGTCGACTTCGACGCCGTCGTCCGCTTTCGGTTGACGCGCTTGCGCCGCGCGTTCGCGGCTTTCAGGCACGGCGGCGGAGAACGATCTGCAGCGTTCACTCAATATGTCGCCCGCAACCGCGAATGGCTCGAGCCTTACGCGCTCTTCGCGGCCATCCGCCAGTCGCAGGCGGCCCGCACATGGATGGAATGGCCGCGGCCGCTCAAGCTGGCGGAAAAGGCGGCGCTGGACGCCGTCCGCAAGTCACTCGCCGATGAGATCGCCTTTCAGCGTTTCGTGCAGCACTTGTTTGATACGCAGTGGACCGCGCTGCGGTGCTACGCACACGAAAACGGCGTCGGCCTGATCGGCGACATCCCTATCTTCGTCGGCCAGGACTCCGCCGACGTCTGGGCCCACCGCGAACTATTCCTGCTCGAACCCGACGGCCGGCCCAAGGTCGTCTCCGGCTGCCCGCCCGATTCATTCTCAAAGCAGGGGCAGCTCTGGCAGCATCCACACTATCGCTGGGAGCGCCACCACCACACGCACTTCGCCTGGTGGATCAGCCGCTTTCGCCACACGCTGGCTCAGTTCGACGCCGTGCGGATCGACCACTTCCTGGGCTTTCACCGCGTCTGGGCGGTTCCCGGCGGAGCACGCAACGCCGTCCGCGGCACGTGGTTGAAAACGCCCGGTGACGGGCTGCTGACGGCGGTCCGCAAGGCGCTCGGCCCGGTCGAGATCATCGCCGAGGACCTGGGCCTCGTGACGCCGGAAGCTCTGGCCTTGCGCGAGAAGCACGGCCTGCCCGGTATGCGCATCCTGCAATGCGCGTTCGGCGACGACGATGGCTGCCGCTATCACCAGCCGCATGCCTATCCGCACGCGAGCGTGGTCTATACGGGCACGCATGACAACGACACGGTCGTCGGCTGGTGGCGCAGCGCCGCGAAGCACGCCAAGCCGTCCCGCAAGGGGCACCTCAGCGAACCGGACCGCGCGCTGCGCTACCTCGCGGCGAGCAGCCCGCGAGATATCCACTGGCACATGATTCGTGCAGCGCTGGCCTCGCCGGCGGCGACAGCCATCGTTCCGACCCAGGACCTGCTGGGGTTGGACAGCCGCGGCCGGATGAACGTGCCGGCGATCGCGAGCGGAAACTGGGAATGGCGCATGACGGAGGGCGCGCTTTCGCCGGAACTGGCGGCGCGGCTGCGCGATCTATCCGAGGCCTACGGGCGGATTTGA
- a CDS encoding Bacterial type II secretion system protein F domain protein produces the protein MMNTLLLAADVSAAVKQILMVVAPLAGGMMLAYGVFQAVVDLRGSTRQKVVDRLKDGQDSRRQNAQKNSIEDVRRRAAEATGFMARAFSKMSFTAKFQRALEQADMPWSAPQVLVNLSAVATLLMAALMFFQMPLLAAAGVGAGVFILPVLYLFRARKKRLNRLVDQLPDVFELLSQALRAGHSLASGMQLVAKEMPDPAGIEFGRVFHEQNLGLKIEDAMRNMADRVDMLDVRFFVTAVLIQRQTGGDLAEVLDKIGSVIRERIKLFGTVQALTAEGRLSGYVLLALPVIVFVVMLQVNREYAMLLLTNPIGKMMLTIAIVMQIMGWLMIKKIVNIKV, from the coding sequence ATGATGAACACCCTACTCCTGGCCGCCGACGTCTCCGCGGCCGTCAAGCAAATCCTGATGGTGGTCGCGCCGCTGGCGGGCGGCATGATGCTGGCCTACGGCGTCTTCCAGGCCGTCGTCGACCTGCGCGGCAGCACGCGCCAGAAGGTGGTCGACCGCCTCAAGGACGGACAGGACAGCCGGCGGCAAAACGCGCAAAAGAACTCGATTGAAGACGTTCGCCGGCGGGCCGCCGAAGCCACCGGCTTCATGGCCAGGGCCTTCTCCAAGATGAGCTTCACGGCCAAGTTCCAGCGAGCGCTGGAGCAGGCCGACATGCCCTGGTCCGCCCCGCAGGTGCTCGTGAATCTCAGCGCCGTCGCCACGCTGCTGATGGCGGCGCTGATGTTCTTTCAGATGCCGCTGCTGGCGGCCGCGGGCGTGGGAGCGGGCGTGTTCATCCTGCCGGTCCTGTATCTGTTCCGCGCCCGCAAGAAACGCCTCAACCGCCTGGTCGACCAACTGCCCGACGTGTTCGAGCTGCTCAGCCAGGCGCTGCGGGCCGGCCACTCGCTGGCCTCCGGAATGCAGCTCGTCGCCAAGGAAATGCCCGACCCGGCCGGCATCGAGTTCGGCCGTGTGTTTCACGAGCAGAACCTGGGCCTGAAAATCGAAGACGCCATGCGCAACATGGCCGACCGGGTCGACATGCTCGATGTGCGCTTTTTCGTGACGGCTGTCCTCATTCAGCGGCAGACCGGCGGCGACCTGGCCGAGGTGCTGGACAAGATCGGCAGCGTGATCCGCGAGCGCATCAAGCTCTTCGGCACCGTGCAGGCGCTGACCGCCGAAGGCCGCCTGTCCGGCTATGTCCTGCTGGCGCTGCCGGTCATCGTCTTCGTGGTCATGCTGCAGGTGAATCGCGAGTACGCCATGCTGCTCCTCACCAACCCGATCGGAAAGATGATGCTCACGATCGCGATCGTGATGCAGATCATGGGTTGGCTGATGATCAAGAAGATCGTGAACATCAAGGTGTAG
- a CDS encoding Subtilase family protein: MRNRSWGKHASFVLSALAAVTPPVCAMDRVRNETKANLAELRYGVTGQGVTVAIMDRGIDWRHPDFIKPDGTTRIKHLLDMTGQLYCEAGNPQPVEYTEAQINAALLGGPPIDSRDAVGHGTVTAGIAAGNGRAFADDRYRGMAPAADLIVVKIVSEGAQQHEDQPAEAPFIGCYEYALDWLDQKINEVGNPCVAIINAGVQYGPMDGTSAVSRKIDQVFGVDRPGRIYATGTGDEGAYPTHAAADYDDTAATSVRFTTGGAPWTITAWYTGSQPAEITVRMDDGAVVGPVPAEDYRIENGISIYQYAPGQEFYPWTSTSGDRAVWIGIDGHAGGGQVEIRGTQPGMGHVDLYIADVFLPIVFDDHLVPGRLSDFAATTSALVCGVYVARIEYIDITGTPRGDTSEGVLGGLWNHSADGPTRDGRLGVDVATPGHHIFAAYGQTSYWKYCCPWNQIQDGGGWYGRQGAASGAGPILVGALALMLEMNPSLTGEEARQILQDTARSDGFTGPTPNTHWGYGKLDLLAALDQMAGVVRGDLNCDGAANVLDINPFVLALLNPAAYAMQFPGCNVHNADINGDGGENVLDINPFVALLLGP, from the coding sequence ATGCGTAACCGTTCGTGGGGAAAGCACGCTTCATTCGTGCTCTCGGCGCTCGCGGCAGTGACGCCGCCGGTTTGCGCCATGGACCGCGTCCGAAACGAAACCAAAGCCAATCTCGCCGAGCTGCGCTACGGCGTCACCGGCCAGGGCGTGACCGTCGCGATCATGGACCGCGGCATCGACTGGCGGCATCCCGATTTCATCAAGCCCGACGGCACGACGCGAATCAAGCATCTGCTGGACATGACCGGACAGCTCTATTGCGAGGCGGGCAATCCGCAGCCGGTTGAATACACCGAGGCACAGATCAACGCGGCCTTGCTCGGCGGCCCGCCGATCGACTCCCGCGACGCGGTCGGCCACGGCACCGTCACCGCGGGCATCGCCGCCGGCAACGGTCGTGCATTCGCGGACGACCGCTACCGCGGCATGGCGCCCGCCGCCGACCTGATCGTGGTGAAGATCGTTTCCGAAGGCGCCCAGCAGCACGAGGACCAGCCCGCCGAGGCGCCCTTCATCGGCTGCTATGAATACGCCCTGGACTGGCTCGACCAGAAGATCAATGAAGTGGGAAATCCCTGCGTCGCGATCATCAACGCCGGCGTGCAGTACGGCCCGATGGACGGCACGTCCGCCGTGTCACGGAAAATCGACCAGGTGTTCGGCGTCGACCGCCCCGGCCGGATCTACGCCACCGGGACTGGCGATGAAGGCGCCTATCCGACGCACGCCGCCGCCGATTACGACGACACGGCCGCGACCAGTGTCCGCTTCACGACCGGCGGCGCGCCGTGGACGATCACCGCCTGGTACACCGGGTCGCAGCCGGCGGAGATCACGGTCCGCATGGACGACGGCGCCGTCGTCGGTCCGGTGCCGGCCGAAGACTACCGGATCGAAAACGGAATCTCGATCTACCAATATGCGCCCGGTCAGGAGTTCTATCCGTGGACGTCCACCAGCGGCGATCGCGCCGTCTGGATCGGCATCGATGGCCACGCCGGCGGCGGCCAGGTCGAAATCCGCGGCACGCAGCCGGGAATGGGCCACGTCGATCTCTACATCGCCGACGTGTTCCTGCCGATTGTCTTTGACGATCATCTTGTTCCCGGCCGGCTGAGCGATTTTGCCGCGACCACGTCCGCTCTTGTCTGCGGCGTGTACGTAGCGCGCATCGAATACATCGACATCACCGGCACGCCGCGCGGCGACACCTCCGAAGGCGTGCTCGGCGGTCTGTGGAACCACTCCGCCGACGGCCCGACGCGCGACGGCCGTCTGGGCGTCGATGTCGCCACGCCCGGCCACCACATCTTCGCGGCCTACGGGCAGACGTCGTACTGGAAATACTGCTGCCCGTGGAACCAGATTCAGGATGGCGGCGGTTGGTACGGCCGGCAGGGCGCCGCCAGCGGCGCCGGGCCGATCCTGGTCGGCGCTTTGGCCCTGATGCTCGAGATGAATCCGTCGCTCACCGGCGAGGAGGCGCGACAGATTCTCCAGGACACGGCCCGCAGCGACGGCTTCACCGGGCCGACGCCGAACACGCACTGGGGCTACGGCAAACTCGACCTGCTCGCGGCGCTCGACCAGATGGCGGGCGTCGTGCGCGGCGATCTGAACTGCGACGGCGCCGCGAACGTGCTGGACATCAACCCCTTCGTGCTGGCGCTGCTGAATCCGGCGGCGTATGCGATGCAGTTCCCCGGCTGCAATGTCCATAACGCAGATATCAACGGCGACGGCGGTGAGAATGTGCTGGATATCAATCCGTTTGTGGCGCTGCTCCTCGGGCCGTAG
- the minD_2 gene encoding Septum site-determining protein MinD — MLNSIRVIVVNADEEAAPELRTCLLAIDGVKIVAEIDEPAMLTQALRQFPAEVLLVHLDPNPTGMMEVVAPLIEQRKGQVVAIGMTEDRDAELVVRAMRIGMREFLWKPFPPEQLAEILQRVRKEAGAIEQRSGRLISVVGTSGGIGATSLATNLSVELARLETWDGQSQPGEKPRVAVVDLDFRFGQVAMYLDAQPSYTIAQLCESAEQLEKQLIDRVMAKHSSGVHVLAHPADMEEATRITAGQCAGALAALLEHYDFVVVDGPVRFDQSAKAVFDMTDVYILLLQLLVPSVRNSDRFLNELRRHGFNLDKLRIVCNRHGRDAGYLQPADVEATLGRKVDFFLPDDWKVSSTAVNVGTPLADHAPKSKLRQAYQQIAQALAAPGGESDGTPAASTPEPPRKGLLSFLAGQKA; from the coding sequence GTGCTGAATTCGATTCGAGTCATTGTCGTCAACGCTGATGAAGAGGCCGCGCCCGAGCTGCGCACCTGCCTTCTGGCGATCGACGGCGTCAAGATCGTGGCCGAGATCGACGAGCCGGCCATGCTGACGCAGGCCCTGCGGCAGTTTCCGGCCGAGGTTCTGCTGGTCCACCTCGACCCGAATCCGACCGGGATGATGGAGGTCGTGGCGCCGCTGATCGAACAGCGCAAGGGCCAGGTCGTCGCCATCGGCATGACGGAAGACCGCGACGCCGAGCTGGTCGTGCGGGCCATGCGGATCGGCATGCGCGAGTTCCTGTGGAAGCCGTTTCCGCCGGAGCAACTGGCCGAGATTCTGCAGCGGGTCCGCAAGGAGGCGGGCGCGATCGAGCAGCGTTCCGGCCGGCTGATTTCAGTCGTGGGCACCAGCGGCGGAATCGGCGCGACATCCCTGGCCACCAACTTGTCGGTGGAGCTGGCGCGCCTGGAGACGTGGGACGGCCAGTCACAGCCGGGTGAAAAGCCGCGCGTCGCCGTGGTCGATCTGGACTTTCGTTTCGGGCAGGTGGCGATGTATCTCGACGCGCAACCGAGCTACACGATCGCGCAGCTCTGCGAGTCGGCCGAGCAGCTCGAAAAACAGCTCATCGATCGCGTCATGGCAAAACACTCCTCCGGCGTTCACGTGCTGGCGCATCCGGCGGACATGGAGGAAGCCACGCGCATCACCGCCGGCCAGTGCGCCGGAGCGCTGGCGGCGCTGCTTGAGCATTATGACTTCGTGGTCGTCGATGGACCGGTGCGGTTCGACCAGTCAGCCAAGGCCGTCTTCGACATGACGGACGTGTACATCCTGCTCTTACAGTTGCTCGTGCCGTCGGTTCGCAACAGCGACCGCTTTCTCAATGAGCTGCGGCGGCACGGCTTCAATCTCGACAAGCTGCGGATCGTCTGCAATCGCCACGGGCGCGACGCGGGCTATCTCCAGCCGGCGGACGTCGAAGCGACGCTGGGCCGCAAGGTGGATTTCTTCCTGCCCGACGATTGGAAGGTCAGCAGCACCGCCGTCAACGTCGGCACGCCGCTGGCCGATCACGCGCCCAAGTCGAAGTTGCGCCAGGCGTACCAGCAGATCGCCCAGGCGCTCGCGGCTCCGGGCGGCGAGTCCGACGGAACGCCGGCGGCGAGCACGCCGGAGCCGCCGCGAAAAGGGCTGCTGTCGTTCCTGGCGGGTCAGAAGGCGTAA
- a CDS encoding Glyoxalase-like domain protein, with protein sequence MLSIGDVHVYVSDFVRALRFWAEGLGLEATEKEVTPHSAYAVLDFPDGGPSLRLLGPVDPWESGARPAAGSRPTIRFDVTTTDFDGTLARLLDCGGAQLDEIEEYRGLRVVTVADPDGNSFELLEIPPGDAD encoded by the coding sequence GTGCTTTCAATCGGCGATGTGCACGTCTACGTCAGCGACTTCGTCCGCGCGCTGCGCTTTTGGGCGGAAGGCCTGGGTCTGGAAGCGACCGAAAAAGAGGTCACGCCGCACAGCGCCTACGCCGTCCTTGATTTTCCGGACGGCGGCCCGTCGCTGCGGCTGCTGGGTCCGGTGGATCCGTGGGAATCCGGGGCGCGGCCGGCGGCCGGCTCGCGACCGACCATCCGCTTCGACGTCACGACGACGGACTTTGACGGTACGCTGGCCCGGCTGCTGGATTGCGGCGGCGCGCAGTTGGACGAGATCGAGGAGTATCGCGGGCTGCGTGTCGTAACTGTGGCCGATCCGGATGGAAATTCGTTCGAGCTGCTTGAGATTCCGCCGGGAGATGCGGACTAG